In Synechocystis sp. PCC 6714, the following are encoded in one genomic region:
- a CDS encoding calcium-binding protein, with protein MYTGRGVSASDLNWWATEGANITYEEAVALFANSADAAAKYPFFQAPQTADKLQYIAEVFANLYNIDINDTDLVPTEELDYWINWLSLSPDNYLDFPNALNNASAAAGLTDRLEALTNKTDVSLSFAEVFSSVGVNTFTPEQYAEASEIISGVDGTIESVLAAEAQIIELAAGVNVFTIAEAEATPNLPPLYTISDSADNLIAGTADPVVVGATAVIADQSPAAPLSVEDAETLLATADSLAPGVTWDILDSATAVLDGGDAVSGAASVGITDTFVDVATAEQLVGLDNFDGIYAIEDTSAAILANTEVAGGATSVTLTDPEVAVTVADAETLQGLGNFEGPYNIEDTSAAILANTEVAAGATSVTLTDPEVAVTVADAETLQGLGNFEGPYNISDTAANILAAETSPALLAADSVVLSNPSTPVTVAEAGVLQGLGNFEGPYNIADTSANILAAATSPVLLGADTIILSNPSAPVTVAGAETLQGLGNFEGPYNILDTSANILAAATSTAVLGADSVVLSNPFVGITVADAEVLQGLGNFGGAYNILDTSANILAAATSPAVLGADSVTLSNSSVPVTVADAEVLQGLGNFEGPYAIEDTSANILGAATSPAVLDATSVTLSDPDVAITVGDAKTLQDLGNFGGPYNIEDTSAAILGNATSAAVLNAESVILSDPGVPVSVAGAQTLQGLGNFEGPYHIEDTSANILAAATTPAVLDATSVELSNPGVPVSVAGAQTLQGLGNFEGPYHIEDTSANILAAATTPAVLDATSVELSNPGVPVTVDGAETLQGLGNFVGPYNIEDTSAAILAAATTGAVLDADSVTLSDPGVPVTVDGAETLQGLGNFVGPYHIQDTSANILAAATTPAVLNATSVELSNAGTPVTIAEAEVLLGIPGFDGVYAIEDTSANILADASSPVVLDATSVSLSDPGVGVTVAGAETLQGLGNFDGIYAIADTLANLTDAPSQLLIDSTGYELTNAPGNLGIVSDEQQILVQNAINAADFTFTTVDITASRPQVNEGSVTEILVTLSEAQATDTTVTFFLTPGDPTAPDTGTDESNTNDFIGGQFNPITVIIPAGELSASVDYSPFLDGIAELTEGFSVVVTISGSAAGAVFDLGGLAILDGPGDGSIVNLTIGNDIVSATTFIAAPELAIGGLTANTLNTGDRLTGIGEDTSLTVSWVASTFGSNLVQLQMKGVEDLNVTLLQDDLFIFANNPGGVTVTDVKNLKASGSVNGDFSIVDLQSTLETITVQNYFFGDDVNVTIGDPFLAGDDDVLGLTLDQVTASKGGNTRVNVSDFSGTGGYENLLIQSGVSTTSKGITNTVEIDGIVAVEFIGITGNENLTLATSLISSTTVVDASNFEGDLNAFVDTPGGDMLFLSGSGDDVISISRDALTAGHILDGGAGDDLLTITGDAFSAFDAGHTVIGGEGDDFILLTGVADGPIAGHVVNGFDIGGGVFAEVGGDGDDIIIIEGDAIGSSAGHVVFGGKGEDLIDISGNAIAINSEAGHVVDAGDDDDIVLITGNADASTALIGDVAVAGHSVDGGGGGDIIDISGDAIAFSALGDAFAGHSVDGGDGDDIIDISGDAQAVGGFDFAGHTVNGGEGNDVIDISGDVLSFGGHFVTGGSGDDEILLSGDGDHIAFGDDGDDLIVMTGIGDVSFFGGDGEDTLVGAAGDDVLSGGDDDDFLIGGDGDDTLTGGEGDDTMFGDEGADLFIVDAGIDFIGDLGNSTNPDDDRFQVSVNAIANIAVVGDFVATGGINGTWNKGTANLEIASPLGLLVDLSDANTIATPPPTFGFTVVGNVGDDTIIGSLDDDTLSGGIGEDEIDGGLGDDIISGGADDDELVGDLRLGGAAVNANGLAFAGGNDTIDGGTGEDEIAGDLWIGAGNITITNSSVIGGNDSILGGADDDEITGDVRLGAGAVTITGSSFTGGNDFIDGGSGNDEIAGDLMIGAGSVTITNSTLTGGIDSIVGGIGSDEIAGDVMIGAGTVTITNSTLTGGDDIIEGGTGDGGNNIFGDLSISSGGLVTLTDYTLFGGNDLIVSQAINREFLFGDAFVDSDDLTINGLKFGKFDLDTGDVTVGNDFIIGGDAGNNIFGDLFFRTDNLPTLATVTKLTLIGGNDTILGGDGEDLLVGDFAFRIDDGADFGDANLVSLSNAAKFSLAGGEDLLDGGKGDDIYYGGGGIDTILLGNNITDPFGEGLNGNNELWYMNGASENAARNGANVDVITGFNTINDQFVFASGAGNFLANLNLQATPAETVIGWSPLPFVPLVPSPIAVNGTTFNIAPTVTNAFANNLNNVFEAVTNTTASSSGGAPVFVPQVGFPFFAFAGVTASNLQMQQINVTSGALAGRQFLFINDGVGEVNTQDDFLAEITGITGTFGGAIPLTENFEVRQFNV; from the coding sequence ATGTACACCGGCCGTGGTGTATCCGCGAGTGACCTGAACTGGTGGGCCACGGAGGGAGCAAATATCACCTACGAGGAAGCCGTTGCCCTCTTTGCCAACAGCGCCGATGCCGCCGCTAAGTATCCCTTTTTTCAAGCACCCCAGACAGCGGACAAGCTGCAGTACATTGCTGAAGTTTTTGCCAATCTCTACAACATTGACATTAACGATACCGATCTGGTCCCCACGGAAGAGTTGGATTACTGGATCAACTGGTTGTCACTGTCTCCGGACAACTACCTAGACTTTCCTAACGCGTTGAACAATGCTTCCGCTGCTGCTGGTCTGACTGACCGTCTGGAAGCGCTGACCAACAAGACTGATGTCTCCCTGTCTTTTGCCGAAGTTTTCTCCAGTGTTGGTGTTAACACCTTCACTCCCGAACAGTACGCTGAAGCTAGTGAAATCATTTCCGGCGTTGATGGCACCATTGAAAGTGTTCTGGCTGCGGAAGCCCAAATTATCGAGTTAGCGGCTGGCGTAAATGTCTTTACCATCGCCGAAGCCGAGGCTACCCCCAACCTTCCTCCTCTCTACACCATCAGTGACAGCGCCGATAATTTAATTGCTGGCACTGCTGACCCCGTTGTGGTTGGAGCTACCGCTGTCATTGCTGACCAATCCCCAGCCGCTCCTTTGAGCGTGGAAGACGCAGAAACACTGCTTGCTACCGCTGATTCTCTAGCTCCTGGTGTTACCTGGGATATTCTCGATTCCGCCACCGCCGTCCTTGATGGTGGTGATGCTGTATCTGGTGCCGCTAGTGTAGGCATCACCGACACCTTTGTTGATGTTGCTACTGCCGAGCAATTGGTGGGTCTAGACAACTTTGACGGTATCTACGCCATCGAAGATACTTCTGCGGCTATTCTTGCCAACACTGAAGTTGCGGGCGGTGCCACTAGTGTTACGCTTACTGACCCCGAAGTAGCTGTCACCGTTGCTGATGCTGAGACTCTACAAGGCTTAGGCAACTTCGAAGGTCCCTACAACATTGAGGATACTTCTGCAGCTATCCTTGCCAACACTGAAGTTGCGGCTGGTGCCACTAGTGTTACGCTTACTGACCCCGAAGTAGCTGTCACCGTTGCTGATGCCGAAACTCTACAAGGCTTAGGTAACTTCGAAGGTCCTTACAACATCTCCGATACTGCCGCTAACATTCTGGCTGCAGAAACATCCCCTGCTCTATTGGCTGCTGACAGTGTTGTATTGTCTAATCCCTCCACTCCCGTCACTGTCGCTGAAGCTGGAGTTCTTCAGGGCTTAGGAAATTTTGAGGGTCCCTACAATATTGCCGATACCTCTGCCAATATCTTGGCTGCCGCCACTTCTCCTGTACTTCTGGGTGCTGACACCATCATTCTGTCCAACCCATCTGCCCCCGTTACCGTTGCCGGCGCTGAAACTCTCCAAGGCTTGGGTAACTTCGAGGGTCCTTATAACATCCTGGACACTTCCGCCAATATCTTGGCGGCGGCAACCTCCACCGCAGTACTTGGTGCTGACAGTGTAGTTCTTTCTAATCCCTTTGTGGGAATAACTGTTGCTGATGCCGAAGTTCTTCAGGGACTAGGGAATTTTGGTGGTGCCTACAACATTCTGGATACTTCTGCCAACATCCTGGCAGCGGCTACTTCTCCCGCAGTGCTCGGTGCTGACAGCGTTACCCTGTCCAATTCCTCGGTTCCCGTAACAGTTGCTGATGCTGAAGTTCTCCAGGGCTTGGGTAACTTTGAAGGTCCCTATGCGATTGAGGACACCTCCGCTAACATTCTGGGCGCTGCTACGTCCCCTGCGGTCCTCGATGCCACCAGCGTAACTCTGTCTGACCCCGATGTGGCCATAACCGTTGGCGATGCAAAAACCCTGCAAGATCTTGGTAACTTTGGTGGTCCCTACAACATCGAAGACACTTCCGCTGCCATCTTGGGTAATGCCACCTCCGCTGCAGTACTCAACGCCGAGAGTGTCATCCTATCCGATCCCGGCGTACCCGTAAGTGTTGCTGGTGCCCAAACTCTCCAAGGTCTAGGTAACTTTGAAGGTCCCTACCACATTGAAGATACTTCCGCCAACATTCTGGCGGCGGCTACTACCCCTGCGGTGCTTGATGCCACAAGTGTGGAGCTATCCAACCCCGGCGTACCCGTAAGTGTTGCTGGTGCCCAAACTCTCCAAGGTCTAGGTAACTTTGAAGGTCCCTACCACATTGAAGATACTTCCGCCAACATTCTGGCGGCGGCTACTACCCCTGCGGTGCTTGATGCCACAAGTGTGGAGCTATCCAACCCCGGTGTACCTGTAACTGTTGACGGTGCCGAAACCCTCCAAGGTTTGGGCAACTTTGTTGGTCCCTACAACATCGAAGACACCTCCGCTGCTATTCTTGCTGCTGCCACCACTGGTGCGGTACTGGATGCTGATAGCGTGACTCTGTCTGACCCCGGTGTACCTGTAACTGTTGACGGTGCCGAAACCCTCCAAGGTTTGGGCAACTTCGTTGGTCCCTACCACATCCAAGATACCTCTGCCAACATTTTGGCTGCCGCTACTACCCCTGCGGTCCTTAATGCCACCAGTGTTGAACTGTCCAATGCTGGTACTCCCGTTACCATTGCTGAGGCTGAAGTTCTTCTGGGTATTCCTGGGTTTGATGGTGTTTACGCGATTGAAGATACTTCGGCGAATATTTTGGCTGACGCTTCTTCCCCTGTGGTACTGGATGCCACCAGTGTTTCCCTATCTGACCCCGGTGTAGGTGTGACCGTTGCCGGTGCTGAAACTCTGCAAGGTCTGGGCAATTTCGACGGCATTTATGCCATTGCCGACACTTTGGCTAATCTCACTGATGCTCCTTCCCAGTTGTTGATTGATTCCACTGGCTATGAGTTGACCAATGCTCCAGGTAATCTCGGCATTGTTTCTGACGAACAACAGATCTTGGTTCAGAATGCCATTAATGCCGCTGACTTTACCTTCACCACCGTTGACATTACGGCTTCCCGTCCCCAGGTGAATGAGGGTTCCGTAACTGAAATTCTCGTTACTTTGAGCGAAGCTCAGGCAACAGATACAACCGTAACCTTCTTCTTGACTCCTGGTGACCCCACGGCTCCTGACACTGGCACCGATGAGTCCAACACGAACGACTTCATTGGTGGTCAGTTCAATCCCATTACGGTGATTATTCCTGCTGGTGAGCTTTCGGCATCCGTCGATTACTCTCCCTTCCTGGACGGTATTGCTGAGTTGACTGAAGGGTTCAGCGTTGTTGTTACCATCTCCGGTTCCGCTGCCGGTGCTGTGTTTGACCTAGGTGGTCTCGCTATTCTGGATGGTCCCGGTGATGGCAGTATTGTTAACCTCACCATTGGTAATGACATCGTTTCTGCCACAACGTTCATTGCTGCTCCTGAGTTGGCCATCGGTGGTCTCACTGCAAATACTTTAAACACCGGCGACAGATTGACTGGTATTGGTGAAGATACAAGCCTGACCGTGAGCTGGGTGGCAAGTACCTTTGGCAGTAACCTAGTCCAATTGCAGATGAAAGGGGTGGAAGACCTCAACGTCACTTTGCTCCAAGATGACCTTTTTATCTTTGCGAATAATCCCGGTGGCGTTACCGTCACAGATGTGAAGAATCTGAAAGCCAGTGGTAGTGTCAACGGCGACTTTTCTATCGTTGATCTCCAAAGCACTCTGGAAACCATTACCGTTCAGAATTACTTCTTTGGTGATGATGTCAACGTTACCATTGGTGATCCTTTCCTCGCTGGGGATGATGATGTTCTGGGGCTAACCCTTGACCAAGTTACAGCTAGCAAAGGTGGCAATACCCGCGTTAATGTCAGTGACTTCTCTGGTACAGGTGGCTATGAAAACTTGCTTATTCAGTCTGGTGTTAGCACCACGTCGAAAGGCATTACCAACACGGTAGAAATTGACGGCATTGTCGCAGTTGAATTCATCGGCATCACTGGAAATGAAAATCTCACTCTGGCTACTTCCCTCATAAGCTCTACCACCGTTGTTGATGCTTCTAACTTCGAAGGTGATTTGAATGCCTTCGTTGATACTCCTGGCGGTGACATGCTCTTCCTGAGTGGCTCCGGCGACGATGTGATTTCCATCTCTCGGGACGCTCTAACCGCTGGTCACATTCTCGATGGTGGTGCCGGCGATGATTTATTAACTATCACTGGTGACGCATTTAGCGCATTTGATGCTGGTCACACCGTTATTGGTGGTGAGGGAGACGACTTTATTCTTCTCACAGGTGTTGCTGATGGCCCCATTGCTGGTCACGTTGTCAACGGCTTTGATATCGGTGGTGGCGTCTTTGCTGAAGTTGGTGGTGATGGTGACGACATTATCATCATTGAAGGTGATGCCATTGGCTCGTCTGCTGGGCACGTTGTCTTCGGTGGTAAAGGTGAAGACTTAATCGACATCAGTGGTAATGCCATTGCGATCAACTCCGAAGCTGGTCACGTAGTTGATGCCGGCGATGATGATGACATTGTTTTGATTACTGGTAATGCTGATGCTTCAACTGCTCTTATAGGCGATGTTGCGGTCGCTGGCCACAGCGTTGATGGTGGTGGTGGTGGTGACATCATTGACATTAGTGGCGATGCTATCGCTTTCTCTGCACTTGGTGATGCCTTCGCTGGTCACAGCGTTGATGGTGGTGATGGTGATGACATCATTGATATTAGCGGCGATGCTCAGGCAGTTGGCGGATTTGATTTTGCTGGTCATACAGTCAATGGTGGCGAAGGCAATGACGTCATTGATATTAGCGGTGATGTTCTGTCCTTCGGTGGTCACTTTGTCACCGGTGGATCTGGTGATGATGAAATCTTGCTCAGTGGCGATGGCGATCACATTGCCTTTGGCGATGATGGCGATGACCTCATCGTTATGACTGGCATCGGCGACGTTAGCTTCTTCGGTGGCGACGGCGAGGATACTCTCGTTGGTGCGGCTGGTGATGATGTCCTCTCTGGTGGTGACGACGATGATTTCCTGATTGGTGGTGACGGCGACGACACCCTGACCGGCGGCGAAGGTGACGACACCATGTTCGGTGACGAAGGTGCTGACCTGTTTATTGTTGATGCTGGTATTGACTTCATCGGCGACCTGGGCAACAGCACAAATCCCGACGACGACCGCTTCCAAGTTTCTGTGAATGCCATTGCCAACATTGCCGTAGTAGGCGATTTTGTGGCTACTGGTGGCATCAACGGTACATGGAATAAGGGAACCGCAAATCTAGAGATTGCTAGTCCTCTTGGCCTTCTTGTCGACTTGTCTGACGCTAACACTATTGCGACTCCTCCTCCCACCTTCGGTTTTACAGTTGTGGGCAACGTGGGTGATGACACCATCATTGGTAGTCTTGACGATGACACTCTATCTGGTGGCATTGGTGAAGATGAAATCGATGGCGGTCTTGGTGATGACATCATCAGTGGTGGTGCTGATGACGACGAACTAGTCGGCGATCTGCGCCTCGGCGGTGCTGCGGTTAATGCAAATGGTCTTGCTTTTGCTGGTGGCAATGACACCATTGATGGCGGTACTGGGGAAGACGAAATCGCTGGTGACCTCTGGATTGGCGCCGGGAACATCACAATCACCAATAGCTCCGTTATCGGCGGAAATGACAGTATTCTCGGCGGTGCTGATGATGATGAAATCACCGGTGATGTAAGGCTTGGTGCTGGTGCAGTCACCATTACGGGCAGTAGCTTTACCGGTGGAAACGACTTCATCGACGGTGGTTCCGGCAATGATGAAATTGCTGGTGACCTGATGATTGGTGCTGGCTCTGTCACTATTACGAACAGCACCCTTACTGGTGGTATCGACAGTATTGTCGGCGGTATCGGCAGTGACGAAATTGCCGGTGATGTCATGATCGGCGCTGGCACGGTCACAATTACTAACAGTACCCTTACCGGTGGTGACGACATCATTGAGGGAGGTACCGGCGATGGTGGTAACAACATCTTTGGTGACTTGTCGATCAGTTCTGGCGGGTTAGTGACCCTGACCGATTACACCCTGTTCGGTGGCAATGACCTGATAGTAAGTCAAGCCATCAACCGTGAATTCCTATTTGGTGATGCCTTTGTTGACTCTGACGACCTCACTATTAATGGATTGAAGTTCGGTAAATTTGATCTAGATACTGGTGATGTTACTGTCGGCAACGATTTCATCATTGGTGGCGATGCTGGTAACAATATCTTTGGTGACTTGTTCTTCCGCACGGACAATCTTCCTACCCTTGCAACTGTCACCAAACTCACCCTAATTGGCGGTAACGACACTATTCTTGGTGGCGATGGTGAAGACCTGTTGGTTGGTGACTTTGCCTTCCGAATTGATGACGGTGCGGACTTCGGCGATGCTAACCTTGTTAGCCTTTCCAACGCTGCCAAATTCAGCCTGGCTGGTGGTGAAGACCTACTAGATGGTGGTAAAGGTGACGACATCTATTACGGTGGTGGCGGCATAGACACCATTCTTCTTGGCAACAACATCACCGATCCCTTTGGGGAAGGTCTCAACGGCAACAATGAACTCTGGTACATGAACGGTGCTTCCGAAAACGCAGCCCGTAACGGCGCTAATGTTGACGTTATCACTGGTTTCAACACCATCAATGACCAGTTTGTCTTTGCTTCTGGTGCGGGGAACTTCTTGGCTAACCTCAACCTCCAGGCTACTCCTGCTGAGACGGTGATTGGTTGGTCTCCCCTGCCCTTTGTGCCCCTTGTTCCCTCCCCAATCGCTGTCAATGGTACTACCTTCAATATTGCTCCGACGGTGACCAACGCCTTCGCGAATAATTTGAACAACGTATTTGAGGCAGTGACAAATACAACGGCATCTAGCTCTGGTGGTGCCCCCGTATTTGTTCCCCAAGTGGGCTTCCCATTCTTCGCCTTTGCTGGTGTTACGGCTTCCAACCTTCAGATGCAGCAAATCAATGTTACATCTGGAGCTTTGGCAGGACGTCAGTTCTTGTTCATCAACGATGGCGTCGGTGAAGTTAACACCCAAGATGATTTCCTCGCGGAAATCACCGGTATTACCGGTACCTTCGGTGGTGCAATTCCTCTCACTGAAAACTTCGAGGTTCGTCAATTCAATGTTTAA
- a CDS encoding FkbM family methyltransferase, whose translation MAKLAVQWRECGSPHSNMSFPSLAPHYQKMLDYLDGQVLQLDRQVFRRLARLGYQPQVIFDVGASNGGWSYYMSQVVKEADFHLFEPLVDHVPDYQGLMAEVLRVYPSFHLHKYALGDRDGTVTVNVFNDPASSTTLPMPEGCPPTTPVSVPMLTLDSALVKLNLPQPQVIKIDTQGNELSILQGATQTLTRVDVLFLECWLYRGYGPATPLLTEIAHWLLPLNFRLWDVSEPYRGPQGELTTLDCIFINTAAGLSPSWYY comes from the coding sequence ATGGCCAAACTGGCTGTACAGTGGCGGGAGTGTGGTTCTCCCCATTCAAATATGTCTTTCCCCAGCCTTGCTCCCCATTACCAAAAAATGCTTGATTATCTGGATGGCCAGGTGCTCCAGCTAGACCGCCAGGTATTTCGCCGCCTAGCCCGCTTGGGTTACCAACCCCAGGTGATTTTTGATGTGGGTGCTTCCAATGGCGGCTGGTCCTACTATATGAGCCAAGTGGTGAAGGAGGCGGATTTCCACTTGTTCGAACCTTTGGTGGACCATGTGCCGGATTATCAAGGTTTAATGGCAGAGGTGTTGCGGGTTTATCCCTCATTCCATCTCCATAAATATGCTCTCGGCGATCGTGACGGCACTGTAACAGTCAATGTTTTTAACGACCCGGCCAGTAGCACTACCTTACCCATGCCAGAAGGTTGTCCCCCCACCACACCGGTGTCAGTTCCTATGCTTACGTTGGATTCGGCCCTAGTCAAGCTCAATTTGCCCCAACCCCAGGTCATTAAAATTGACACCCAGGGTAATGAGTTGTCCATCCTCCAGGGGGCCACCCAAACGTTGACCAGAGTTGACGTTTTATTTCTGGAGTGCTGGCTCTACCGGGGTTATGGCCCTGCCACTCCCCTATTGACTGAAATTGCCCATTGGTTATTGCCCCTCAATTTTCGTCTCTGGGACGTTTCTGAACCCTACCGCGGTCCCCAGGGGGAATTGACCACCCTAGATTGTATTTTTATCAACACTGCGGCCGGCCTAAGTCCAAGTTGGTACTATTAG
- a CDS encoding 1-acyl-sn-glycerol-3-phosphate acyltransferase, with protein MNSDISNSRGLTTPRPRETLLNLALYRGLKWGVVRPLLHGLFQAKVYGQELVPSQGPALVVSNHASYFDPPFLSCAMARPVAFMAKEELFNVPLLGPAIRLYGAYPVKRSSGDRGALRAALTALGDGWLVGVFLEGTRTDDGRIHQPKLGAAMIAAKAQVPIIPVSLGGVEGIFQPGSGWPHPVPLTIRIGQAIAPPAKNKKPELEAVTRICQEQINQMLDLGRN; from the coding sequence GTGAATTCTGACATCAGTAATAGTCGTGGGTTGACAACTCCCCGCCCAAGGGAAACGTTGCTTAATCTGGCCCTCTACCGGGGTTTAAAGTGGGGCGTAGTGCGGCCACTGCTCCATGGACTGTTCCAAGCTAAGGTGTACGGACAAGAATTGGTTCCGTCCCAAGGCCCAGCATTGGTGGTAAGCAACCATGCCAGTTACTTCGACCCACCTTTTTTGTCCTGTGCCATGGCCCGCCCCGTCGCTTTTATGGCCAAAGAAGAATTATTTAATGTGCCCCTGTTGGGGCCTGCCATTCGTCTCTATGGAGCTTACCCAGTCAAACGGAGCAGTGGTGATCGGGGGGCGTTACGGGCAGCATTAACGGCCTTGGGGGATGGTTGGTTAGTGGGGGTATTTTTGGAGGGAACCAGAACTGATGACGGCCGCATTCACCAACCAAAATTGGGGGCGGCAATGATTGCGGCGAAAGCCCAGGTGCCCATTATTCCGGTCAGTCTGGGGGGGGTGGAAGGAATTTTTCAGCCCGGTTCTGGCTGGCCTCATCCAGTTCCTTTAACCATTCGCATCGGCCAGGCGATCGCTCCTCCGGCAAAGAATAAGAAGCCTGAATTGGAAGCTGTCACCAGGATTTGTCAGGAGCAAATTAACCAGATGTTGGATCTGGGACGCAATTAG
- the mtnA gene encoding S-methyl-5-thioribose-1-phosphate isomerase, which yields MTETQPPNFADIYPVQWRDDQVILIDQTRLPAEYREVAIADYEAMGHAIKSMVVRGAPAIGVAAAYGIYLSARRIQTTELREFVAHLEFVADQLRQTRPTAVNLFWAIEQMLNVAYQSGENVEQVKANLLTQAKQIQLDDLRTCQSIGARGLKVLPDYPQKLTILTHCNAGALATAGYGTAIGVIRAAWSAGRLARVYADETRPRLQGAKLTVWECVQGGIPVTLITDNMAAHCMQQRRIDAVVVGADRIARNGDTANKIGTYGLAVLAKMHAIPFFVAAPLSTVDFALDDGTQIPIEERDPAEVYQLGETRITPEGAEFYNPAFDVTPASLITAIITEQGAVAPEQLASLQG from the coding sequence ATGACTGAAACCCAACCGCCCAATTTTGCTGATATTTATCCTGTACAGTGGCGGGACGATCAGGTAATTCTCATTGACCAGACCCGTTTACCTGCGGAATATAGGGAGGTGGCGATCGCCGATTATGAAGCGATGGGCCATGCCATTAAGTCCATGGTAGTGCGGGGGGCACCGGCCATTGGGGTAGCGGCGGCCTATGGTATATATTTGAGCGCCCGGAGAATTCAAACCACGGAGTTGAGAGAATTTGTGGCCCATTTGGAGTTTGTGGCGGATCAATTGCGCCAAACCCGACCCACTGCGGTAAACCTCTTTTGGGCCATTGAACAAATGCTAAATGTGGCTTATCAAAGTGGGGAAAATGTTGAACAGGTTAAGGCTAACCTGCTGACCCAAGCCAAACAAATTCAACTCGATGATCTCCGCACCTGTCAATCCATTGGAGCTAGAGGTTTAAAAGTATTACCAGATTATCCCCAAAAGCTGACCATTTTGACCCACTGTAATGCCGGTGCCTTGGCCACCGCTGGTTACGGTACGGCGATCGGGGTCATCCGGGCCGCTTGGTCTGCCGGCAGATTAGCCAGGGTCTATGCCGACGAAACCCGGCCTAGGTTACAGGGGGCTAAGTTGACTGTCTGGGAATGTGTACAAGGAGGCATTCCCGTTACCCTAATTACGGACAATATGGCCGCCCATTGTATGCAACAACGACGTATTGATGCTGTGGTGGTAGGGGCAGATCGCATTGCCAGAAATGGTGATACGGCCAACAAAATCGGCACCTATGGCCTAGCTGTGTTAGCAAAAATGCATGCCATCCCCTTTTTCGTGGCGGCCCCCCTATCCACGGTGGACTTTGCCTTGGACGATGGTACCCAAATTCCCATCGAAGAAAGGGATCCAGCGGAAGTTTATCAACTGGGGGAAACTCGCATCACTCCGGAGGGGGCCGAATTTTATAATCCCGCTTTCGATGTCACCCCCGCCAGTCTGATCACCGCCATTATCACAGAGCAAGGGGCCGTTGCCCCCGAACAATTGGCAAGCCTCCAAGGTTAG
- the trpS gene encoding tryptophan--tRNA ligase, with the protein MEKPRILSGVQPTGNLHLGNYLGAIRSWVEQQQNYDNFFCVVDLHAITVPHNSQTLAQDTLTIAALYLACGIDLQYSTIFVQSHVPAHSELAWLLNCITPLNWLERMIQFKEKAVKQGENVSVGLLDYPVLMAADILLYDADKVPVGEDQKQHLELTRDIVIRINDKFGREDAPVLKLPEPLIRKEGARVMSLADGTKKMSKSDESELSRINLLDPPDVIQKKIKKCKTDPQRGLWFDDPERPECHNLLTLYTLLSNQTKEAVAKECAEMGWGQFKPLLTATAIAALEPIQQKYAEILADAGELQRIIQAGNAKANETADKTLTRVRDALGFLAAP; encoded by the coding sequence ATGGAAAAGCCACGCATCCTTTCTGGAGTCCAGCCCACAGGAAATCTTCATCTGGGCAATTATCTGGGGGCTATCCGTAGCTGGGTTGAACAACAGCAAAACTACGATAACTTTTTCTGCGTGGTCGATCTCCACGCCATCACCGTCCCCCACAATAGCCAAACCTTAGCCCAGGACACCCTCACCATTGCGGCCCTATACCTGGCCTGTGGCATTGATTTGCAATACTCCACTATTTTTGTCCAATCCCACGTGCCCGCCCACAGTGAGTTAGCCTGGTTGCTTAATTGCATCACCCCCCTCAATTGGCTAGAACGAATGATTCAGTTCAAAGAAAAGGCTGTCAAACAGGGGGAAAATGTCAGCGTGGGGCTATTGGACTACCCTGTGCTGATGGCGGCGGACATCCTACTCTACGATGCCGATAAGGTGCCCGTGGGGGAAGACCAAAAACAACATTTAGAACTAACCAGGGACATTGTCATTCGCATCAACGATAAGTTTGGCCGGGAAGATGCTCCGGTATTGAAGCTCCCCGAACCTCTAATTCGTAAAGAAGGAGCGAGGGTAATGAGCCTCGCCGATGGCACAAAGAAAATGTCCAAGTCCGATGAGTCAGAGCTGAGCCGCATTAATCTTTTAGATCCGCCGGATGTGATTCAAAAGAAAATTAAAAAATGTAAGACCGATCCCCAGCGGGGTTTGTGGTTTGATGATCCAGAACGGCCTGAGTGCCATAACTTACTAACTTTGTACACACTGTTGAGCAATCAAACTAAGGAAGCGGTGGCCAAGGAATGCGCCGAGATGGGTTGGGGTCAATTTAAACCTCTCTTGACTGCAACGGCGATCGCCGCCCTGGAGCCAATTCAGCAAAAATATGCAGAGATTCTGGCCGATGCGGGGGAATTACAACGCATTATCCAAGCGGGTAACGCCAAAGCTAACGAAACAGCCGACAAAACCCTCACCAGAGTACGGGATGCCCTGGGCTTTCTAGCCGCTCCCTAG